GCTTTCCAATTTGTCTGTGTCTTCAAGATTTTGTTTTAGTGCCTGTAAAAATTGAGCGGCAACTACACCATCGACGAGGCGGTGGTCGGCGGAGAGCGTGACTTCTGCGATTTGGCGAACGGCAATGGTCATGGTATCGCCGATGGGGACAACGCGCGCGATGGCTGCGCCGACAGCTAATATGGCGGCTTCTGGGGGATTGACAATGGCAGTGAAGGATGTGATGCCGTACATCCCCAGGTTCGAGATGGTGAAGGTGGCACTGGCATCGCCGCGCAATTTGCCCTGTCGGGCTTCATCGACGCGCTGGCCGCGTTCGTCGGCGAGGTCGGTGAGGAATGCCCGGTCGGCATTTGGGATGACCGGGACGACGAGGCCGTCATCGGTGCCAACGGCGAGGCCGATGTTGACTGTGTCGTGTACGATAACGGAGGTATCTCCGTCAAGGCTGGCGTTGAGTGCCGGATATTGGGTGAGGGCATCGGCGGCGGCTTTGACAAAGAGGTCGGTGACAGAGAGCTTGATGGCGTCGGTCTCAGCGAGATTTTTGCGCCAGGTTTCCGCGTCGGTCATGTCGATTTCAGTGGCGACGTAGAAGTGCGGAATGGTGCTTTTGCTATAGGCCATGGTTCTGCCAATGGCCTGACGCATGCGCGATAATGTGGTGGAGGATGGTGCCGCGGATGCCGCGAGTTCGACGTCGGCGAGTACGATGCGGCCACCGGGACCCGTGCCTGCGATGGCGGCGAGGTCAATGTTGAGTTCGCGGGCGCGGCGACGGGCGGCAGGAGATCGTTTGATGCGCTGGGTGGGGGATTCCAGCGCGGGTTCTCGCTCTGGCGTGTCCGCTATCTGGCGCGGTTCCTCTGTAGGGGAGTCAGCGCTGGCAGGTGTCAGGTCTTCAATGGCTTCGTCGGCTTCGTCGGTGATGATGGCAATGACAGAGAGCACTGGCACTTCTTCGCCGTTCTGGGCGACGAGTTTGCGGACGTAACCGCTTTCGGGCGATTCGTATTCAAAGAGGGCTTTGTCTGTTTCCAGATCGAGGAGGATGTCGCCCTTGTTGACGCGGTCGCCTTCATTGACGCGCCATTCAACGACGGTGCCGTTGTCTTGCTGAAGCCCGTATTTGGGCATGATGATGGTTTTTGTCATGATCTATCTTTCCAAAATCACGGTGGCAGGGCTTCGCTACCTCTCGCGCGTCCCTGTGCGTCTTGTTGTACGAGAAAAGTCGTGAGTTTGTGGATGAGTTGGTCGCGGGTGTCGGACATATTGGCGTCAAACCAGAGGTTGTTCATTTCGTTGGGGTCTGTTTCCATGTCAAAGAGTTCGCCGGGGCAATCGTCGGGTCCGGGTTGTGGCGCGTGGTAGATGCTGAGTTTGTAGCGGTCTTCTCGCCACATGGTGATGTGCAATTCCGGGT
The nucleotide sequence above comes from Gemmatimonadota bacterium. Encoded proteins:
- a CDS encoding dihydrolipoamide acetyltransferase family protein, which encodes MTKTIIMPKYGLQQDNGTVVEWRVNEGDRVNKGDILLDLETDKALFEYESPESGYVRKLVAQNGEEVPVLSVIAIITDEADEAIEDLTPASADSPTEEPRQIADTPEREPALESPTQRIKRSPAARRRARELNIDLAAIAGTGPGGRIVLADVELAASAAPSSTTLSRMRQAIGRTMAYSKSTIPHFYVATEIDMTDAETWRKNLAETDAIKLSVTDLFVKAAADALTQYPALNASLDGDTSVIVHDTVNIGLAVGTDDGLVVPVIPNADRAFLTDLADERGQRVDEARQGKLRGDASATFTISNLGMYGITSFTAIVNPPEAAILAVGAAIARVVPIGDTMTIAVRQIAEVTLSADHRLVDGVVAAQFLQALKQNLEDTDKLESWL